The Oscillatoria sp. FACHB-1406 genome includes the window ATCGAGCCAATTCCCTTATCGGTAAAGGTTTCTAATAAGATCGCGTGGGGAATGCGGCCGTCGATAATATGGGCAGCGCGTACCCCTTGGGCTAGAGATCTGACGCAGCACTGAACTTTCGGAATCATACCGCCGCTCACCGTACCATCTTGAATCAACTCTCGCGCTTGCTGAATGTCAACGCGCTGAATTAACGTGGACATATCCTTATAATCGCGCAAAATACCGGGAGTATCCGTCAGCAAAATCAGCTTCTCCGCCCCGAGCGCCGCCGCAATTTCGCCCGCTACCGTATCGGCATTAATATTATGAGCTTGCCCGCTTTCATCGGCAGCAACGCTCGAAATGACGGGAATATAACCATCTTTAACCAACGTCTCAATAACTTTAGTATCGACGCGGCTGACTTCCCCAACAAAACCGATACTCTCCCGGTCGAGCGGGCGCGCTTCAATAGAATTGCCATCCTTGCCGCACAAACCCACTGCAATGCCCCCGGCTTGGTTGATTAACGACACCAACTCCTTATTAACGCGACCGACGAGAACCATTTCGACAACATCCATCGTATCGGCATCGGTGACGCGCAAGCCCTGCTTAAATTGAGGCTCGATATTCAGTTTCGTCAGCCAGCTATTAATTTCCGGCCCGCCACCGTGAACGACAACCGGACGCAACCCCACGCAGGAGAGGAAGACAATATCGCGAATGACCTTATCTTTGAGAGTGGAGTCTTTCATCGCCGCACCCCCATATTTAATGACAACCGTGCGACCGGAAAATTGTTGAATGTAGGGAAGGGCTTCGCTGAGAACCCGCACGCGCGTCGCTTCGGCTTGTTTGTAAAATTCGCTCTCGCTGGTCATACCGATTTTCGATGTTAAATTATCAAGGGTTAGGAATTTCTAGCAGTTTAGACGATCTCGCAGGCCGGGATTGTTCGCAATCGACGATTTTTTCATCCCCTTGATGCAAATCTTGCGTCAGGATTTGAGTTTCAAGGAGAGCGATCGCTGTCCGGTCAATAATGCAATCCACTGATGGCTCGATCGCCAAAAGATAAATCCGAGCTATTTTATGGGTTCTTTTCAGCGATCGAACCGCGCTATCGAGAGTTAGCCGCAAATAATAACAATTTTTGCCCGATCGCATCGTCTTTGCGAGAGTTCGGATACAGTCGGTAGAGAGATATCCATTCTACAGGGAGAAATTATGCCTCCAAAACTGGTTGTTATCGGCGATAGCCTGTCCCAAGGCATGATGAGTGCCAGCATCTACCAGCCAGAAGTTTCCTATCCCGCGTTAATTGCTCGCTGTTTGGGCGCAGTTCCGACGAAGGGTGCGGCATCCCAAGATCGCCCCTCATTTCGCATTCCCGACTTTAGCGGCGAAGGGGGGTTGCCCGTCAATCTCGAGCGCGTGTTGCGATTGTTAGTCGAGCGCTACGGCGCAGCGGTGGACTGGGCGGAAGTGCTACCGGCGGCGTTAAGCATTCGCAGTTTTGTCGATCGCGTCGAAGATTATTGGGAGCGAGGCGACGGTTCGCGCGCTTCTACCA containing:
- the argB gene encoding acetylglutamate kinase is translated as MTSESEFYKQAEATRVRVLSEALPYIQQFSGRTVVIKYGGAAMKDSTLKDKVIRDIVFLSCVGLRPVVVHGGGPEINSWLTKLNIEPQFKQGLRVTDADTMDVVEMVLVGRVNKELVSLINQAGGIAVGLCGKDGNSIEARPLDRESIGFVGEVSRVDTKVIETLVKDGYIPVISSVAADESGQAHNINADTVAGEIAAALGAEKLILLTDTPGILRDYKDMSTLIQRVDIQQARELIQDGTVSGGMIPKVQCCVRSLAQGVRAAHIIDGRIPHAILLETFTDKGIGSMIVASEFLA